A window of Castanea sativa cultivar Marrone di Chiusa Pesio chromosome 1, ASM4071231v1 contains these coding sequences:
- the LOC142643993 gene encoding increased DNA methylation 3 isoform X1: protein MDGQDFADRSQLKPAVVLTGTAKEGSAAPPIGLVDIGVSDGAYLFRVALPGVRKDQSGKVKCEIQRDGKVHIEGVITGVGVPKDSSAVFQMKVQQLCPPGPFSISFNLPGPVDPRLSSPTFRPDGILEVVVMKRRTPPTDGGLPPQ, encoded by the exons ATGGATGGGCAAGATTTTGCAGATCGTTCACAACTGAAGCCAGCTGTTGTTTTAACTGGAACAGCAAAGGAAGGTAGTGCTGCACCTCCTATTGGTCTTGTTGACATTGGTGTTAGTGATGGTGCCTACCTATTTCGAGTTGCACTTCCTGGTGTCCGAAAGGATCAAT CAGGTAAGGTAAAATGTGAGATCCAACGTGACGGGAAGGTTCACATAGAAGGAGTGATAACAGGTGTAGGAGTTCCAAAAGACTCGTCAGCTGTATTCCAGATGAAAGTCCAGCAACTATGCCCACCTGGACCGTTTTCTATTTCCTTTAATCTGCCTGGACCTGTAGACCCCCGATTGTCTTCTCCAACTTTTCGGCCTGATGGCATCCTAGAAGTGGTAGTTATGAAACGCAGAACACCTCCAACAGATGGTGGGTTACCTCCTCAATGA
- the LOC142624108 gene encoding uncharacterized protein LOC142624108, with translation MSGKEMLQLGRVDEVNINGTCHVLDACLDYGIKRLVYVSTHNVVFGGNEIVNGNEALPYFPIDQHVDSYGRSKSIAEQLVLKSNGRPFKNKDGNCLYTCAIRPAAIYGPGEERHLPRIVSIAKLGLVPFKIGNASVKTDWIYVDNLVLALILASMGLLDDIPGKEKRPVAAGQPYFVSDGSPVNTFEFIRPLLRSLDYDLPKTSLAVPHALLLGKFFSVIYTILYPWLNQWWLPQPPLLPAEVYKVGVTHYFSFLKAKEELGYVPMVTPREGMAATISYWQEKKRKSLDGPTIFAWLFCVVGMSMVFCAAYVPVPLFTAIGLFFFRSIRVVRMVFLVSTTLHIIEAIYAWHLAKRVDPANRKGWFWQTLALGIFSLRFLLKRARK, from the exons ATGTCGGGGAAAGAAATGCTCCAGTTAGGTCGTGTCGACGAGGTCAACATAAATGGGACTTGTCATGTGTTGGATGCTTGTCTTGACTATGGGATCAAAAGGCTTGTTTATGTCAGTACCCACAATGTTGTTTTCGGAGGAAACGAGATTGTCAATGGGAATGAGGCCTTGCCTTATTTCCCAATTGATCAACATGTTGATTCCTATGGACGCAGTAAATCTATTGCTGAACAGTTGGTTCTGAAGAGCAATGGTCGTCCTTTTAA GAATAAGGATGGCAATTGTCTTTATACCTGTGCGATTCGTCCAGCTGCTATCTATGGACCAGGCGAAGAAAGACACCTGCCAAGGATAGTATCCATAGCAAAGTTAGGTCTGGTGCCATTTAAAATTGGTAACGCAAGTGTAAAAACGGACTGGATTTATGTCGATAACCTGGTTCTTGCACTAATATTGGCAAGCATGGGACTGTTGGATGACATTCCTGGAAAAGAAAAACGTCCAGTAGCTGCTGGCCAGCCATACTTTGTATCTGATG GGTCTCCAGTCAACACTTTTGAATTCATCCGGCCTCTGCTTAGAAGCTTGGATTATGACCTGCCAAAAACTTCCTTAGCTGTTCCCCATGCACTTCTTTTGGGAAAGTTTTTTTCAGTGATCTATACAATCTTGTATCCATGGTTGAATCAGTGGTGGCTTCCTCAACCTCCCCTCCTTCCTGCTGAAGTATACAAG GTTGGTGTGACCCATTACTTCTCTTTCCTTAAAGCAAAGGAGGAGCTGGGCTATGTTCCAATGGTAACCCCTCGAGAGGGCATGGCTGCAACCATCTCTTACTGGCAGGAGAAGAAAAGGAAGTCTCTGGATGGGCCTACGATATTTGCATGGCTATTCTGCGTCGTTGGAATGAGCATGGTATTCTGTGCTGCTTATGTACCTGTGCCACTCTTTACAGCTATTGGTCTTTTCTTCTTCCGGTCCATAAGGGTAGTAAGGATGGTATTTCTTGTATCTACCACATTACATATTATTGAGGCTATATATGCATGGCACCTGGCAAAAAGGGTGGATCCTGCTAATAGAAAAGGATGGTTTTGGCAGACTCTTGCTCTCGGAATCTTTTCATTGCGTTTTCTGTTGAAGAGAGCAAGGAAATAA
- the LOC142643984 gene encoding increased DNA methylation 3 — translation MQGMGSEGENGTPGSSVQPPFDNQHFLLNFIMSTYFGPDVKSDNPRCSALQKLNEGLAPYTLSDLGPSYVSISLLESLYYYVLRKASSSFILKPNMLHMYLKGTLPSPSSGLIEESKQFTSLFPLNLHKQIWFPASFRIVKGIVLVCDPITSYMKEDDLERFRSIAGIDNLKIDINEALCYKHEYQAGNDGEQNCMNSSVETAAKYTANGNGNSSTRFRQKYMRRHRNDPLSMPAFPHVVPVSKHQSKRGTYERTCKLDGPVMMPLLSIPNVEDCNLHASIVLSGTARRGKIGPPIGAVDIGISKAAYLFRVALPGVKKDFCPFSCEIESNGKVHLRGSTAGGRTIKKRSRVFEMEFQQLCPPGPFTLSFSLPGPVDPRLFAPNFRSDGIFEAVVLKHE, via the exons ATGCAAGGCATGGGCTCGGAAGGTGAAAATGGAACTCCTGGAAGCTCAGTCCAACCACCATTTGATAACCAGCATTTTTTGCTGAATTTCATCATGAGCACTTACTTTGGTCCTGATGTCAAGTCTGATAACCCAAGGTGCTCAGcacttcaaaaattaaatgaagGTTTAGCACCATATACGTTGAGCGATCTCGGCCCTTCATATGTCAGCATTTCTCTATTGGAGAGCTTATATTACTATGTCCTGAGGAAAGCTAGTTCTAGCTTCATCTTAAAACCAAATATGTTGCATATGTACCTAAAGGGAACCCTTCCTTCCCCAAGCTCAGGGTTGATAGAAGAAAGTAAGCAGTTCACTAGTCTCTTCCCTTTGAATCTTCATAAACAGATATGGTTCCCTGCAAGCTTCAGGATTGTGAAGGGAATTGTTCTTGTTTGTGATCCTATTACATCATATATGAAAGAGGACGATCTGGAAAGGTTCAGATCTATAGCTGGTATCGATAATTTGAAAATAGACATAAATGAAGCCCTATGTTACAAGCACGAGTACCAAGCTGGCAACGATGGTGAGCAGAATTGCATGAATAGTAGTGTGGAGACAGCTGCAAAATACACTGCCAATGGAAATGGTAATTCATCAACAAGATTTCGACAAAAATACATGAGAAGGCACCGCAATGATCCTTTGTCAATGCCAGCATTTCCCCATGTAGTTCCTGTGTCAAAACATCAAAGTAAAAGAGGAACTTACGAGAGGACTTGTAAATTGGATGGACCTGTCATGATGCCTCTTCTTTCTATTCCAAATGTAGAAGATTGTAACTTGCATGCTTCTATTGTTTTGAGTGGGACTGCTAGAAGGGGGAAAATTGGACCACCTATTGGTGCTGTGGACATTGGTATCAGCAAAGCTGCATATTTATTCCGAGTTGCTCTACCGGGAGTTAAGAAGGATTTTT GCCCGTTCAGCTGTGAGATTGAATCTAACGGCAAGGTTCATCTCCGAGGGTCAACAGCTGGTGGAAGAACTATAAAGAAACGGTCGCGTGTTTTTGAGATGGAATTCCAGCAATTATGCCCACCTGGACCATTCACACTCTCTTTCAGTCTTCCAGGACCTGTTGATCCCAGGCTGTTTGCTCCTAACTTCAGATCTGATGGCATTTTCGAAGCTGTTGTTCTAAAACATGAGTGA
- the LOC142620187 gene encoding heavy metal-associated isoprenylated plant protein 28-like: METVELKVEMVGIHEKRLRKCLSKLKGIEKVEVDANSQKVVVTGYAHRNKILKAIRRGGLKADFWSAQNELLSAYASASYGSLRFNNYNLF, encoded by the exons ATGGAG acTGTTGAATTGAAGGTGGAGATGGTTGGCATACATGAGAAAAGACTCAGGAAATGCTTGTCAAAATTGAAAG GGATAGAGAAAGTGGAAGTTGATGCAAATAGTCAGAAGGTGGTGGTCACCGGATATGCACACCGGAACAAAATTCTTAAAGCAATAAGGAGAGGTGGTCTGAAAGCTGACTTCTGGTCTGCACAAAACGAGCTTCTTAGTGCTTATGCCAGTGCCAGTTATGGAAGCTTGAGATTCAACAATTACAACTTGTTTtag
- the LOC142643993 gene encoding increased DNA methylation 3 isoform X2, translating to MDGQDFADRSQLKPAVVLTGTAKEGSAAPPIGLVDIGVSDGAYLFRVALPGVRKDQCKVKCEIQRDGKVHIEGVITGVGVPKDSSAVFQMKVQQLCPPGPFSISFNLPGPVDPRLSSPTFRPDGILEVVVMKRRTPPTDGGLPPQ from the exons ATGGATGGGCAAGATTTTGCAGATCGTTCACAACTGAAGCCAGCTGTTGTTTTAACTGGAACAGCAAAGGAAGGTAGTGCTGCACCTCCTATTGGTCTTGTTGACATTGGTGTTAGTGATGGTGCCTACCTATTTCGAGTTGCACTTCCTGGTGTCCGAAAGGATCAAT GTAAGGTAAAATGTGAGATCCAACGTGACGGGAAGGTTCACATAGAAGGAGTGATAACAGGTGTAGGAGTTCCAAAAGACTCGTCAGCTGTATTCCAGATGAAAGTCCAGCAACTATGCCCACCTGGACCGTTTTCTATTTCCTTTAATCTGCCTGGACCTGTAGACCCCCGATTGTCTTCTCCAACTTTTCGGCCTGATGGCATCCTAGAAGTGGTAGTTATGAAACGCAGAACACCTCCAACAGATGGTGGGTTACCTCCTCAATGA